A single Metarhizium brunneum chromosome 5, complete sequence DNA region contains:
- the E13B gene encoding Glucan endo-1,3-beta-glucosidase, whose amino-acid sequence MASTLNVILRNDTGSAQLYAHITGQDDKGVMLLGSDGKTPYRPANPSNTLQPLGADCAIPIGASGTARTISVPRISGARIWFCKEKPLTFFINPGPALVEPSATNPADPNYDLDWGFCEFTWNQQELYANISFVDFVSLPISLQLKAGDGKVKTVPGMPSDGLDKVCSELEAQAKNDGKGWDKLVIRSSSGANLRALSPNSGGVLINGLFDGYYQSYVDSVWEKYTSEDLTANTQFKWGDAVGRVKDGKLTFGSVGSFAKPSASDIFTCSTGPFAGGKDVTDEMLNIGARIAAAFNRSTLLVNANQPEGEKVDSYYKDAVTNHYSRICHQVSVQSRGYAFPYDDVGSSSGEDQSGFVNDPNPQELTVSVGKPLEG is encoded by the coding sequence ATGGCATCAACACTCAATGTCATTCTTCGCAACGACACTGGCTCTGCGCAGCTTTATGCTCACATCACCGGCCAGGATGATAAAGGGGTCATGCTGCTCGGGTCAGATGGCAAAACCCCATACCGTCCTGCAAACCCCAGCAACACTCTCCAGCCGCTCGGTGCCGACTGCGCAATTCCAATCGGCGCCTCCGGTACCGCAAGAACCATTTCCGTCCCTCGCATCTCTGGCGCACGCATCTGGTTTTGCAAGGAGAAGCCTTTGACTTTCTTCATCAACCCCGGGCCCGCGCTGGTTGAACCGTCGGCGACAAACCCGGCAGACCCCAATTACGACCTGGATTGGGGCTTTTGCGAGTTCACTTGGAATCAGCAAGAGCTGTATGCCAACATCTCCTTTGTCGATTTTGTCAGCCTCCCTATTTCCCTGCAGCTGAAGGCGGGAGACGGCAAAGTCAAGACTGTGCCCGGGATGCCCTCGGATGGCCTGGACAAGGTTTGCTCCGAGCTCGAAGCCCAGGCTAAGAATGACGGCAAGGGCTGGGACAAGCTCGTTATACGCTCGTCCTCGGGGGCCAACCTGCGAGCCTTGAGCCCGAATTCGGGCGGCGTCTTGATAAACGGCTTGTTTGACGGGTACTACCAGTCGTACGTCGATTCCGTCTGGGAAAAGTACACGTCCGAGGACTTGACTGCCAATACTCAGTTCAAATGGGGGGATGCCGTTGGCCgtgtcaaggacggcaaacTGACCTTTGGCTCGGTTGGCTCCTTTGCCAAACCGTCCGCGTCTGATATTTTCACTTGCAGCACGGGGCCGtttgccggcggcaaagacgTAACCGACGAGATGCTCAACATTGGAGCGCGGATTGCCGCTGCGTTTAACCGCTCCACGCTGCTGGTGAACGCGAATCAGCCCGAAGGCGAAAAGGTAGATTCGTACTACAAGGACGCGGTTACCAATCACTACTCGCGCATCTGCCACCAGGTCAGCGTCCAGAGTCGAGGCTACGCGTTCCCCTATGATGATGTCGGGTCGTCATCTGGCGAGGACCAATCTGGGTTCGTAAACGATCCAAACCCTCAGGAACTGACAGTTTCCGTCGGCAAGCCACTCGAAGGCTAG
- the GUB gene encoding Beta-glucanase — translation MKDLSQASEWTKQQFNVSAIAGRGTYGKTFLPENVFLLPEPQDVQGDVHEPRGIALRVGSQITSLNAISAAEVDTSRRDMFWGSYRATMKLSHVSGTCAAFFWYFNDTQEIDMEFLSRQFDEVKKVFPVNLVIHSSLSAKDGYDASKTGTFKTTNLKFDPTKGFHEYRFDYLPGHVYFYADGERLGDMKGENVPSSGGHVILQHWSNGNQLWSGGPPSSDAAIVVKSVKAYFNSSDAEKRGDWHNTCRGHGEKGTVCAISDTTPATSGQVDHSPHNDAKAGNHETGEESGGYGSHLAKSLTTALAPMMAVYTLVMMGPELEFGLKAWWE, via the exons ATGAAGGACCTATCGCAAGCTTCTGAGTGGACCAAACAACAGTTTAATGTCTCTGCTATAGCTGGCAGAGGGACATATGGCAAGACATTTCTTCCAGAAAATGTGTTTCTTCTTCCGGAACCGCAAGACGTACAAGGCGATGTACACGAGCCAAGGGGCATAGCTCTTCGGGTTGGCAGTCAAATCACATCCTTGAATGCCATATCCGCTGCTGAGGTGGACACGAGCCGAAGGGACATGTTCTGGGGGTCATACCGAGCAACAATGAAGCTTTCGCATGTCAGTGGTACGTGTGCAGCGTTTTTCTGG TATTTCAATGACACACAAGAGATCGATATGGAGTTTCTCTCGCGACAGTTTGACGAAGTGAAGAAGGTCTTCCCCGTGAATCTCGTCATCCACTCCAGCCTATCGGCAAAAGATGGCTACGACGCGAGCAAGACGGGCACGTTTAAGACGACCAATTTAAAGTTTGATCCGACCAAAGGCTTCCATGAATATCGCTTCGACTATTTGCCGGGTCACGTCTATTTCTACGCCGACGGGGAAAGATTAGGCGATATGAAGGGTGAGAACGTCCCGTCAAGTGGTGGACACGTCATATTACAACATTGGAGCAACGGCAATCAGTTGTGGTCAGGCGGGCCACCATCATCTGACGCTGCGATTGTCGTCAAGTCGGTGAAGGCCTATTTCAACTCTTCAGACGCCGAGAAACGTGGAGACTGGCACAATACGTGCAGAGGTCATGGTGAGAAGGGAACAGTATGTGCTATATCTGACACGACACCAGCAACCTCTGGCCAAGTAGATCATTCCCCTCATAACGATGCGAAGGCTGGCAACCATGAGACGGGTGAAGAGAGTGGTGGTTACGGATCCCATCTGGCCAAGTCGCTGACGACAGCGCTGGCCCCGATGATGGCTGTATACACATTAGTGATGATGGGACCAGAGCTGGAATTTGGGCTGAAGGCGTGGTGGGAGTGA
- the CDC25_1 gene encoding Cell division control protein 25: MDGIVGTAPPGTMYVRALYDYEADDRTSLSFHEGDVIQVITQLESGWWDGVINGVRGWFPSNYCQIVASPEDLPEHGHNGPTDQVVDEPDEPEGFDESFDQDDDSEAEDPAGLPLEGTDAGDKSRADFWIPQATPDGRLFYYNMMTGDRSMELPLESPLSSTETGPRDRANVNIPDKTRPPPEMMARGLTQDEDDDSATSASEAEGESLMFASRGYMGRDRASTSGVLSPSTSMDSINGASPNRRKRSDGQPNGKQGSLQPPNMASATSFTSTTYNLPTTATVPRSFFDDGSTPPLTWSLLVSNMKRAIDRYREAITKNCRSEYVARAEDISDHLRLLLAAGSGTTDNHSGQPSIISTNKALYPHFRDMMSKFSKLVISSHIAAADWPNAESVQKCLQEADGVLLGVFSYVEVARQQRGEEIPRLFPGFVIGSTVGGSWQNNGLGPRDPITANFLEDEEGLVEPSAILNGRLLERLDEQKRILVSSIRELDKSLITPEKIVTSLRHEAVGNNVCSAGGKVVETFKMWIAMIESIDLSSLGSSFQTPQLGDFGINKQSLYDNISDLILGCQAVAGPLADEWNEVRGESLENRLEYVRQCARALETNSSHIGFSLQLLSEQVQVNPQLPQHTESRTREDSVSRATLQRGETLPYERSHQRSESRSAPGRPSLLPGQSFGEGDPPAGNFRKGDYSKVKKIFGEDPSPQTGMQASDDTPDFLRLDYENDVSWDTKSASPTVKGGSLLALVEQLTRHDKLDSSFNNTFLLTYRSFTSARELFELLVKRFGIQPPDGLSQSDFESWRDRKQKLIRFRVVNILKSWFDSFWMEEQNDESRQLIRDVYTFARDTVKSTETPGSGPLMAVLDQRLSGKEAGARRMIQTLNQSTPTPIVPKNMKKLKFLDIDVTEFARQLTIIESRLYGKIKAAECLNKTWQKKVAEGEPDLAPNVKALILHSNQMTNWVAEMILAQMDVKKRVVVIKHFVAVADKCRSLNNFSTLTSIISALGTAPIARLKRTWDQVPQKTQGVLETMRRVMASTKNFGEYREALHAANPPCIPFFGVYLTDLTFIEDGIPSIIKKTNLINFAKRAKTAEVIRDIQQYQNVGYSLQPVPELQDYILSNMQAAGDVHEMYDKSLHVEPREREDEKIVRYVRRTAGVAAMVSGMEMLSGAAFEKMSSSVSPTR; the protein is encoded by the exons atggatggcattgtGGGCACCGCGCCGCCTGGCACCATGTATGTGCGAGCTTTATACGATTACGAGGCAGACGACAGAACAAGCTTGAGTTTCCACGAAGGCGATGTTATTCAGGTCATTACTCAACTGGAAAGTGGCTGGTGGGACGGTGTCATCAATGGGGTCCGCGGTTGGTTCCCAAGCAACTACTGCCAAATTGTTGCGAGCCCCGAGGACTTGCCAGAACACGGCCACAACGGCCCTACAGACCAGGTTGTCGACGAACCCGACGAACCAGAGGGCTTCGATGAGAGCTTCGACCAAGATGACGATTCCGAAGCAGAAGATCCCGCTGGACTGCCGCTGGAAGGCACCGATGCTGGGGACAAATCAAGAGCCGACTTTTGGATCCCGCAGGCCACTCCTGACGGACGGCTCTTCTATTATAACATGATGACCGGCGATAGGAGTATGGAGCTACCTCTGGAATCACCCTTGTCTTCAACCGAAACTGGTCCTAGGGATCGGGCCAACGTTAACATTCCAGATAAAACGAGACCTCCGCCCGAGATGATGGCGCGCGGACTGACccaagacgaagacgacgactcAGCAACCTCTGCCTCCGAAGCCGAAGGCGAGTCCTTAATGTTCGCCTCTCGAGGTTATATG GGGAGAGATCGAGCTTCCACGAGCGGCGTCTTGTCACCTTCTACCTCTATGGACTCGATAAACGGTGCATCTCCAAACCGACGGAAAAGAAGCGATGGGCAGCCCAACGGCAAGCAGGGCTCTTTACAGCCCCCGAATATGGCCTCAGCCACTTCCTTTACCAGCACAACATATAACCTGCCAACAACTGCAACTGTTCCACGTTCCTTTTTTGACGACGGGTCTACACCCCCTTTAACGTGGAGCCTGCTAGTTTCCAACATGAAGCGTGCAATCGACCGATACCGCGAGGCAATTACGAAAAATTGCCGATCAGAATATGTTGCGAGAGCTGAAGATATCTCGGATCATTTGCGACTTTTGCTCGCGGCCGGCTCTGGTACAACAGACAATCACTCTGGTCAGCCGTCCATCATTTCGACTAATAAGGCGCTGTATCCTCATTTTCGAGACATGATGTCAAAGTTCTCGAAGCTTGTCATATCGTCACACATTGCTGCCGCCGATTGGCCAAATGCCGAGTCCGTCCAAAAGTGTCTACAAGAAGCAGATGGCGTTCTTCTTGGAGTATTCAGTTATGTTGAAGTAGCTCGACAACAACGTGGGGAAGAAATACCCCGTCTGTTCCCCGGCTTCGTCATTGGCAGTACCGTTGGAGGTAGTTGGCAGAACAATGGTTTGGGGCCAAGAGATCCCATCACAGCAAATTTCCTGGAAGATGAGGAGGGCCTAGTGGAGCCGTCGGCAATTCTGAACGGTAGACTCCTCGAAAGATTAGACGAACAGAAACGCATATTGGTGTCGAGCATTCGCGAGCTGGATAAGAGTCTGATCACTCCCGAAAAGATTGTTACGTCCCTTCGTCATGAGGCTGTGGGCAACAATGTATGCTCTGCAGGCGGCAAGGTTGTCGAAACCTTCAAAATGTGGATTGCCATGATTGAATCTATTGATCTTTCTTCGCTGGGAAGCAGCTTCCAAACTCCTCAGCTGGGCGATTTTGGTATCAATAAACAAAGCCTATACGACAATATTTCGGACTTGATTCTTGGCTGCCAGGCAGTTGCCGGACCGTTGGCAGATGAGTGGAACGAGGTGCGGGGCGAATCTCTTGAAAATCGTCTCGAATATGTGCGCCAGTGTGCTAGAGCACTGGAAACGAATTCATCTCATATTGGATTTTCCTTGCAACTTCTCTCAGAGCAAGTTCAGGTAAACCCGCAGCTTCCACAGCATACCGAGTCTCGTACGCGAGAAGACTCGGTCTCACGAGCAACATTGCAACGGGGCGAAACTTTGCCATATGAACGATCTCATCAGCGGTCGGAGTCGAGATCTGCCCCTGGCCGGCCGTCCCTGTTACCGGGACAATCCTTTGGTGAAGGCGACCCCCCAGCTGGCAATTTCAGAAAGGGAGACTACTCCAAAGTCAAGAAGATATTTGGGGAGGACCCGTCGCCGCAAACTGGCATGCAGGCTAGCGATGATACCCCTGACTTCTTACGGCTTGATTACGAAAACGATGTGTCATGGGATACCAAGAGTGCGTCGCCTACGGTAAAGGGAGGTTCTCTTCTTGCACTAGTTGAACAGCTCACCCGCCACGATAAGTTAGACTCGAGTTTTAACAACACATTTCTTCTCACCTATCGGTCCTTTACTTCAGCGCGAGAGCTGTTTGAGCTATTAGTTAAACGGTTTGGCATACAGCCACCAGATGGTCTCAGCCAATCAGACTTTGAATCCTGGCGTGATAGGAAGCAAAAGCTGATTCGTTTTCGTGTTGTGAATATCCTCAAGAGCTGGTTTGATAGCTTTTGGATGGAGGAGCAGAACGATGAATCTAGACAGTTGATTCGCGATGTTTACACTTTTGCAAGAGACACCGTCAAATCCACAGAGACCCCAGGGTCAGGCCCTCTAATGGCTGTCTTGGACCAGCGACTAAGTGGGAAAGAAGCCGGTGCTCGTCGAATGATCCAAACACTGAACCAAAGCACGCCAACGCCCATTGTTCCAAAGAATATGAAGAAACTGAAGTTTTTGGATATTGATGTCACAGAGTTTGCTCGCCAGCTGACCATTATCGAGTCGAGGCTTTATGGCAAGATCAAGGCTGCAGAATGCCTGAACAAGACCTGGCAAAAGAAGGTTGCGGAAGGTGAACCTGATCTGGCACCCAACGTAAAGGCATTGATTCTCCACTCCAATCAAATGACCAACTGGGTTGCGGAGATGATTCTTGCCCAGATGGATGTGAAGAAACGAGTTGTCGTGATCAAGCACTTTGTCGCGGTAGCAGAT AAATGCCGGAGTCTCAACAATTTCTCTACCCTGACTTCCATCATCTCAGCCCTTGGAACAGCGCCGATTGCTCGACTAAAGCGGACTTGGGACCAAGTGCCCCAGAAAACACAAGGAGTCCTGGAAACTATGCGCCGGGTAATGGCTAGCACCAAGAATTTTGGCGAGTATCGCGAGGCTCTTCATGCAGCTAATCCGCCATGTATCCCTTTTTTTG GCGTCTATTTAACCGATCTCACTTTTATTGAGGATGGCATTCCCTCCATCATTAAGAAGACGAACTTGATCAATTTTGCAAAACGCGCAAAGACTGCAGAAGTAATCCGGGACATCCAACAATACCAAAATGTGGGATACTCTTTGCAGCCTGTCCCCGAGCTGCAagattatatattaagtaacATGCAAGCTGCCGGCGACGTACATGAAATGTACGACAAGAGTTTGCATGTGGAACCAAGAGAGCGAGAAGACGAAAAGATTGTGAGGTACGTACGTCGCACAGCGGGCGTAGCCGCCATGGTATCTGGCATGGAGATGCTTTCTGGCGCGGCTTTTGAGAAAATGTCATCATCAGTCTCGCCTACCCGTTAA